One window of the Granulicella arctica genome contains the following:
- a CDS encoding LLM class flavin-dependent oxidoreductase — protein MRYGFWLPVFGGWLRNVDDEQMQPDWDYTKRLTQRAEQLGYDLTLIAELNLNDIKGVEAPSLDAWSTAAALAAVTERLELMVAVRPTFHNPALLAKTAANIDNIANGRLTLNVVSSWWADEARKYGVHFDEHDNRYARTSEWLDVVNGCWSQQHFTHAGSFYTVEDNVLSPKPVARPRPTLYAGGESETAKNLIATKCDAYLMHGDPPEIVGKKIADMRARREAANLPPMTFGVSGYAVLRDTEAEALKEVERITDVQQSARGYANYQQWITGSNLEQTISLKDYSVSNRGLRSGFIGTPEQITEGLEEFAAVGVDLVLLQSSPQHEEMERFAAQVMQA, from the coding sequence ATGCGCTACGGATTCTGGCTTCCCGTCTTCGGCGGCTGGCTGCGTAATGTAGACGACGAGCAGATGCAGCCGGATTGGGACTACACCAAGCGCCTCACCCAGCGTGCCGAGCAGCTAGGCTACGACCTCACCCTCATCGCCGAACTCAATCTCAACGACATCAAGGGAGTCGAAGCACCCTCGCTCGATGCGTGGTCAACAGCCGCCGCACTGGCCGCAGTCACCGAGCGCCTCGAGTTGATGGTCGCCGTTCGCCCCACCTTCCATAATCCCGCGCTACTTGCCAAGACCGCTGCCAACATCGACAACATCGCCAACGGTCGCCTCACCCTCAACGTCGTCTCCAGTTGGTGGGCCGATGAGGCGCGCAAGTATGGCGTCCACTTCGATGAGCACGACAACCGCTACGCCCGCACCTCCGAGTGGCTGGACGTCGTGAACGGTTGCTGGTCGCAGCAGCACTTCACCCACGCTGGCTCCTTCTACACGGTCGAAGATAATGTCCTCTCGCCCAAGCCTGTAGCTCGACCCCGTCCCACGCTCTACGCGGGTGGCGAATCCGAGACAGCCAAAAACCTGATCGCTACCAAGTGTGACGCGTACCTGATGCACGGCGACCCGCCGGAGATTGTCGGCAAGAAGATCGCTGACATGCGAGCCCGTCGCGAAGCAGCCAACCTGCCGCCAATGACCTTCGGCGTCTCCGGCTACGCAGTCCTGCGCGATACCGAGGCTGAAGCGTTGAAGGAGGTCGAGCGCATTACGGACGTCCAGCAATCGGCGCGCGGCTATGCCAATTATCAGCAGTGGATCACCGGCTCCAATCTCGAACAGACGATCTCCCTGAAGGACTACTCCGTCTCGAACCGCGGTCTCCGCAGCGGCTTCATCGGCACGCCGGAGCAGATCACCGAAGGTCTGGAAGAGTTTGCCGCTGTCGGTGTCGACCTCGTCCTGCTCCAATCAAGTCCGCAGCACGAGGAGATGGAGCGTTTTGCCGCCCAGGTGATGCAGGCCTAA
- a CDS encoding efflux RND transporter permease subunit: protein MSISTPFIHRPVATTLLTVAIAIAGGIAFQVLPVSPLPQVDFPTISVNASLPGASAEIMASSVATPLERQFGHIAGVTEMTSASSLGTTSVTIQFDLSRNIDGAARDVEAGINAARTYLPANLPGNPTYRKVNPADAPIMILGLTSDKYDTGKLYDEASTVIQQKISQIQGVGQVNPGGGALPSVRVEVNPTKLASFGLAMSNLQSVLSLQNSDLARGQITDGNTTADIVANGQISHAVDYKPLIVGYNNGAAVRLEDVADVIDSTQNIRTAGYLNGKRAVTLIVFRQPGANIIQTIDRIRAQLPSIEASIPKGITTTIVLDRTTTIRASVNDVERTLIISILLVILVVFIFLRNGRATLIPAVAVPVSLIGTFAVMYMFGFSLDNLSLMALTISTGFVVDDAIVVMENIARHLEDGMEPFAAALLGAKEIGFTVISISISLIAVFIPLLLMGGIVGRLFREFAITLSTAILVSMVISLTTTPMMCAYLLKSEHGKEHGRFYKVTERFFDWILSVYRRSLHWVLENPGLTLTVLALTIALNVVIIVKIPKGFFPQQDTGALGGGLQGPQDSSFPAMNDSLQRIEAVVGKDPAVQNVIGFTGGQGASNTGNLFVILKPLNIRKIGAADVINRIRPQLNRLPVASAFLQASQDLRIGGRGGNALYQYTIQADNVTDLQTWGPKLLAEMKRLPGFQDVNSDQQNGGLDELVTIDRVTAARLGQTAQSIDAGLYSAFGQSQVSLIYTQLNQYYVVLEVAPQYWQTPDGLKNIYFHTASASSTTASGNTPLFTMSSAKATTTPLALNHTGLFPSVTVSFNLAPGVSLSDATLEIGQMQQKLGTPSSIRGFFAGTLQAYQASLSSEPVLILTAILAVYIVLGILYESLVHPLTILSTIPSASVGAMLALLLFKEDLNVISIIGIVLLIGIVKKNAIMMIDFALQAEREQGMNTEDAIFEACMLRFRPILMTTMAALFGALPLAFGTGTGSELRRPLGITIVGGLIVSQLLTLYTTPVVYLTLDRLRLRIQGKTHDDFHPELHPVSAD from the coding sequence ATGAGTATCTCGACCCCATTCATCCATCGCCCGGTAGCGACGACGCTGCTGACGGTGGCGATTGCCATCGCAGGCGGCATCGCCTTCCAGGTCCTGCCAGTCTCGCCGCTGCCGCAGGTCGACTTCCCAACCATCTCGGTCAACGCCAGCCTGCCCGGAGCCAGCGCCGAGATCATGGCTTCGTCCGTCGCTACGCCCCTCGAGCGCCAGTTCGGCCACATCGCCGGTGTCACCGAGATGACCTCCGCCAGCTCGCTTGGCACGACCTCGGTCACCATCCAGTTCGATCTCAGTCGCAACATCGACGGTGCCGCGCGTGACGTCGAGGCCGGCATCAACGCCGCACGCACCTACCTGCCAGCCAATCTGCCCGGCAACCCGACCTATCGCAAGGTTAACCCGGCCGATGCGCCGATCATGATCCTCGGCCTCACCTCGGATAAGTACGACACGGGCAAGCTCTACGACGAGGCTTCAACCGTCATCCAGCAGAAGATCTCGCAGATCCAGGGAGTCGGCCAGGTCAATCCCGGTGGCGGTGCCCTGCCCTCGGTCCGCGTCGAGGTGAACCCGACCAAGCTCGCCAGCTTTGGCTTGGCGATGTCGAACCTCCAATCCGTCCTCAGCCTCCAGAACTCCGACCTCGCGCGGGGCCAGATCACGGACGGCAACACTACGGCGGATATCGTCGCCAATGGCCAGATCTCCCACGCCGTGGACTACAAACCGCTCATCGTCGGCTATAACAACGGTGCAGCCGTCCGCCTTGAAGACGTAGCCGATGTGATCGACTCCACGCAGAACATCCGCACCGCAGGCTATCTGAACGGCAAACGCGCCGTGACGCTCATCGTCTTCCGCCAGCCCGGCGCAAACATCATCCAGACCATCGACAGGATCCGAGCCCAGCTTCCCTCGATTGAAGCCTCCATTCCTAAAGGCATCACGACGACCATCGTGCTTGACCGCACCACCACCATCCGCGCGTCGGTCAACGACGTCGAGCGCACGCTCATCATCTCGATCCTGCTGGTCATCCTGGTGGTCTTCATCTTCCTGCGGAACGGTCGCGCTACGCTGATTCCCGCCGTCGCCGTACCCGTCTCGCTCATCGGCACCTTCGCCGTGATGTACATGTTCGGCTTCTCGCTCGATAACCTCTCCCTGATGGCGCTCACCATCTCGACTGGCTTCGTAGTCGACGATGCGATCGTCGTGATGGAGAACATCGCCCGCCATCTTGAAGACGGTATGGAGCCCTTTGCTGCGGCTCTCCTCGGCGCGAAGGAGATCGGCTTCACCGTCATCTCCATCAGCATCTCGCTGATTGCCGTCTTCATCCCGCTGCTCCTTATGGGCGGCATCGTCGGACGCCTCTTCCGCGAGTTCGCCATCACGCTCTCGACCGCCATCCTCGTCTCCATGGTCATCTCGCTCACGACGACCCCGATGATGTGCGCCTACCTCCTCAAGAGTGAGCATGGCAAAGAGCACGGCCGCTTCTACAAGGTCACCGAGCGCTTCTTCGACTGGATTCTTTCGGTCTACCGGCGCAGTCTTCACTGGGTTCTTGAGAACCCCGGCCTCACCCTGACCGTCCTTGCGCTCACCATCGCCCTCAACGTCGTCATCATCGTCAAGATTCCTAAGGGCTTCTTCCCGCAGCAGGATACGGGCGCGCTCGGCGGCGGTCTCCAGGGCCCGCAGGATTCCTCCTTCCCAGCCATGAACGACTCACTTCAGCGCATCGAAGCGGTCGTTGGGAAAGATCCCGCCGTCCAGAACGTCATCGGCTTTACCGGTGGCCAGGGTGCCTCAAACACCGGCAACCTCTTCGTCATCCTCAAGCCCCTCAACATCCGCAAGATCGGTGCAGCCGATGTCATCAACCGGATCCGGCCGCAACTGAACCGCCTGCCCGTAGCCTCCGCCTTCCTACAGGCCTCGCAGGATCTGCGTATCGGTGGTCGCGGCGGGAACGCGCTCTACCAATACACCATCCAGGCCGACAACGTCACCGACCTGCAGACCTGGGGGCCGAAGCTCCTTGCTGAGATGAAGCGTCTACCCGGCTTTCAGGACGTCAACTCCGACCAGCAGAACGGTGGCCTGGATGAGCTTGTCACCATCGACCGCGTCACCGCAGCGCGCCTTGGCCAGACCGCTCAATCGATCGATGCCGGACTTTACAGCGCCTTCGGTCAATCCCAGGTTTCGCTCATCTACACGCAGTTGAACCAGTACTATGTCGTCCTCGAAGTCGCTCCCCAATACTGGCAGACGCCCGATGGCCTCAAGAACATCTACTTCCACACCGCAAGCGCCAGCAGCACCACGGCCAGCGGCAACACCCCGCTCTTTACCATGTCCTCGGCAAAGGCCACCACCACGCCGCTCGCGCTCAACCACACCGGCCTCTTCCCCTCGGTGACCGTCTCGTTCAATCTCGCACCCGGCGTCTCGCTCAGCGACGCTACGCTCGAGATTGGCCAGATGCAACAGAAGCTCGGCACTCCCTCAAGCATTCGCGGCTTCTTCGCCGGAACCCTGCAGGCCTACCAGGCCTCACTGAGCAGCGAGCCCGTGCTCATCCTTACTGCTATCCTCGCCGTCTATATCGTTCTGGGAATCCTGTATGAGAGCCTGGTCCATCCGCTCACCATTCTCTCGACAATCCCTTCGGCCAGCGTCGGCGCCATGCTCGCCCTCCTCCTCTTCAAGGAGGACCTGAACGTCATCTCCATCATCGGCATCGTGCTGCTTATCGGCATCGTAAAGAAGAACGCCATCATGATGATCGACTTCGCCCTCCAGGCCGAGCGCGAGCAGGGGATGAACACCGAAGACGCCATCTTCGAGGCCTGCATGCTGCGCTTCCGGCCCATTTTGATGACCACGATGGCCGCCCTCTTCGGCGCGCTGCCCCTCGCCTTCGGTACCGGCACAGGCTCGGAGTTGCGCCGTCCCCTCGGCATCACCATCGTCGGCGGCCTCATCGTCAGCCAGCTTCTGACGCTCTACACCACGCCCGTCGTCTATCTCACGCTTGATCGTCTCCGCTTGCGCATCCAGGGCAAGACCCATGACGACTTTCACCCGGAACTGCACCCCGTCTCAGCCGACTAA
- a CDS encoding DUF1440 domain-containing protein: MPDTHYAPPRSIAKGLIIGLIAGMAGSAAKTVGELIYQPRTLGQTPPPLVLADKIVGHPVAHPTAVIQAIHYGFGGLTGAVYGAAAEVFPIVTTGYGSVFGVVLQLFTHESLVPLAGLDVPATQQPAREHLSELFSHILFGICTEAVRRILCKRYA, encoded by the coding sequence ATGCCCGATACGCATTATGCACCTCCCCGTTCGATCGCTAAGGGCTTAATTATCGGACTCATCGCCGGCATGGCTGGGTCCGCTGCAAAGACCGTTGGCGAGCTGATCTATCAGCCCCGCACGCTAGGCCAGACGCCTCCACCGCTTGTGCTGGCGGACAAGATAGTGGGTCATCCAGTCGCTCACCCGACGGCAGTCATCCAGGCGATTCACTATGGCTTCGGAGGTCTGACGGGCGCGGTCTACGGCGCAGCGGCCGAGGTCTTCCCTATCGTCACGACCGGCTACGGCAGCGTCTTCGGCGTCGTGTTGCAACTCTTTACCCATGAAAGCCTCGTTCCTCTAGCCGGGCTCGACGTGCCGGCGACCCAGCAACCCGCACGCGAACACCTGAGCGAACTCTTCTCGCACATCCTCTTCGGCATCTGCACCGAGGCTGTTCGACGCATCCTGTGCAAGCGCTACGCCTAG
- a CDS encoding efflux transporter outer membrane subunit has product MTSLRSKAALTALAALFVTGCRVGPKYHVPPAIATAPPPAVYKESPTQFAEQDGWKVAQPQDAMLHGKWWEIYEEPELNTLEDQLNINNQNIRVSFENFMAARTLITQARSQLYPNVSIGPTYDRSRTSSNLTNSTNANTGRQSSVGTLPATVSWEPDLWGRIRNQIRVEQYNAQISAADLENERLTEQAALANAFFELRGQDALSQIYAETIAADKAALTYTQTQYELGIGDRISVVEAENTLQNATSTAINLGIARAQYEHAIAMLIGTAASGFSVPVKPMLKTPPPIPVGIPSQLLERRPDIAATERNMASANAQIGVADAAYYPALTLSATGGFESSSFKHLFDIASRFWSIGPTISETVYDAGLRRATVNQYVSVYNANVATYRQTVLAAFQQVEDNLASVRILQQQIIQQELAQKSAQEFVDLELARFQTGIDPYVDVVTAQTTLLADRQTLASLHVQQVTASVNLIEALGGGWDVTQLATPAQVSKKLTKAETQIDK; this is encoded by the coding sequence ATGACCAGCCTTCGCTCCAAAGCCGCCCTCACCGCCCTTGCGGCCCTGTTCGTTACAGGCTGCCGCGTCGGTCCCAAATACCACGTGCCACCGGCCATTGCGACTGCACCGCCTCCTGCTGTCTACAAGGAGTCTCCGACGCAGTTCGCGGAGCAGGATGGCTGGAAGGTCGCGCAGCCGCAGGACGCCATGCTCCACGGCAAGTGGTGGGAGATCTACGAAGAGCCCGAACTGAACACCCTCGAAGATCAGCTCAATATCAACAACCAGAACATCCGCGTCTCCTTCGAAAACTTCATGGCTGCGCGCACCCTCATTACGCAGGCACGCTCGCAACTCTACCCAAACGTCTCCATCGGTCCGACTTACGATCGGTCGCGCACCTCCTCGAATCTAACCAACTCCACCAACGCCAACACAGGTCGCCAGAGCAGCGTCGGCACACTGCCCGCAACCGTCTCGTGGGAGCCGGATCTCTGGGGTCGCATCCGCAACCAGATCCGCGTCGAGCAATACAACGCCCAGATCAGTGCTGCCGATCTTGAAAACGAGCGCCTCACCGAGCAGGCCGCCCTGGCCAATGCCTTCTTCGAACTACGCGGCCAGGACGCCCTGAGCCAGATCTATGCTGAGACGATCGCCGCCGACAAAGCGGCACTTACCTACACCCAGACGCAGTACGAACTCGGCATCGGCGACCGCATCTCCGTAGTCGAAGCTGAAAACACGCTCCAGAACGCAACCTCGACCGCCATCAATCTGGGAATTGCGCGCGCCCAGTACGAGCATGCCATCGCCATGCTCATCGGCACAGCAGCGTCCGGCTTCTCAGTACCCGTAAAGCCCATGCTGAAGACACCGCCCCCTATACCGGTTGGCATCCCTTCCCAACTTCTCGAGCGCCGCCCCGACATCGCCGCAACCGAACGGAATATGGCCTCCGCCAACGCACAGATTGGCGTCGCTGATGCTGCCTACTATCCCGCACTCACGCTCAGTGCAACCGGCGGCTTTGAAAGTTCCTCCTTCAAGCACCTCTTCGACATCGCCAGCCGCTTCTGGTCCATCGGACCCACCATCTCGGAGACGGTCTATGACGCCGGCCTGCGACGCGCGACCGTCAACCAGTATGTCTCTGTCTACAACGCCAATGTTGCTACCTACCGCCAGACCGTCCTCGCTGCGTTTCAGCAGGTGGAGGACAACCTGGCCTCCGTCCGCATCCTACAGCAGCAAATCATCCAGCAGGAGCTGGCGCAAAAGTCCGCTCAGGAGTTCGTCGACCTCGAACTTGCTCGCTTTCAGACCGGCATCGATCCGTACGTGGACGTAGTCACGGCGCAGACGACCCTGCTCGCCGACCGGCAGACCCTTGCCAGTCTGCACGTCCAGCAGGTCACCGCCTCGGTCAACCTGATCGAAGCACTCGGCGGCGGATGGGATGTGACGCAACTTGCGACTCCGGCGCAGGTCTCGAAAAAGCTGACCAAAGCTGAGACGCAGATCGACAAGTAG
- a CDS encoding GH39 family glycosyl hydrolase, protein MYRPLAYAAVLLALAAPAHAHAQTEEITVDAHGPTTPFPHFWEKTFGSGRAILSLRQDYRDDLDTVHAATNFESVRFHGIFNDEVGLYDPDRQVKNPGLAAEALQTDSIYNFSYIDHIYDGLLAHHVRPFVELSFMPQKMSSDPKAIHPFWYHPNVAPPKDYATWDAMITAFAKHLIDRYGAEEVSTWYFEVWNEPNLDFWGGRPNQSTYFELYDHTARALKAVNPKLIVGGPSTAQAAWVPDFLAHTKQGNIPVDFVSTHVYGNDTADNVLKTNENVPRDQMVYRSVKKVHEEILKSAYPKIPLIFSEYNASYANEPNVTDTVYMGPWLANTIRQCDGLIQSMSYWSFSDVFEEQGVVRTPFYGGFGVIAEDDIKKPAFNAFSMLHRLGDQRIHLDATDAIATRAAKGGVAIALWNYAPPFGEGAAYTPPPTTPGTSKTISLTLKGVAAGAAVEIWQLDADHGNVVKTFDAMGRPAAPSRKQIVELQAAGKLPAPRMEHLAGGKLNLTIPSQGLVVLSVK, encoded by the coding sequence ATGTATCGTCCCCTGGCCTATGCTGCTGTATTGCTCGCCCTCGCTGCCCCGGCCCATGCCCATGCCCAGACTGAAGAGATCACCGTCGACGCGCACGGTCCCACAACGCCCTTTCCGCACTTCTGGGAGAAGACCTTTGGCTCAGGCCGCGCCATCCTTTCGCTCCGGCAGGACTATCGCGACGATCTCGACACAGTTCATGCTGCCACGAACTTTGAGTCCGTCCGCTTCCACGGCATCTTCAACGATGAAGTAGGCCTCTACGATCCAGACCGCCAGGTGAAAAACCCCGGTCTCGCCGCCGAGGCCCTTCAGACGGATTCGATCTACAACTTCTCCTACATCGACCACATCTACGACGGCTTGCTGGCCCACCACGTTCGACCCTTTGTCGAACTCTCCTTCATGCCGCAGAAGATGTCGTCCGACCCCAAGGCCATTCATCCCTTCTGGTATCACCCCAACGTCGCTCCTCCAAAGGATTACGCTACGTGGGACGCCATGATCACGGCCTTCGCCAAACACCTTATCGATCGGTACGGCGCTGAAGAGGTCTCCACCTGGTACTTCGAAGTCTGGAATGAGCCGAACCTGGACTTCTGGGGCGGTCGCCCGAACCAGTCCACCTACTTCGAACTCTACGACCACACGGCTCGCGCCCTCAAGGCTGTCAATCCGAAGCTCATCGTCGGCGGCCCCTCCACCGCGCAGGCGGCCTGGGTTCCCGATTTTCTCGCGCATACCAAGCAGGGCAACATCCCTGTCGACTTCGTCAGCACTCACGTCTACGGCAACGACACCGCCGATAACGTCCTCAAAACGAACGAGAATGTTCCACGCGACCAGATGGTCTACCGCTCAGTCAAGAAGGTCCACGAGGAGATCCTGAAGTCCGCCTATCCGAAGATCCCGCTGATCTTCTCCGAGTACAACGCCAGCTATGCGAACGAGCCCAACGTCACGGACACCGTCTACATGGGACCATGGCTTGCGAACACCATTCGCCAGTGCGACGGCCTCATCCAGAGCATGAGCTACTGGTCGTTCTCCGACGTCTTCGAAGAACAGGGCGTCGTGCGCACACCGTTCTATGGCGGCTTCGGCGTCATCGCCGAGGACGACATCAAGAAGCCCGCCTTCAACGCTTTCTCGATGCTTCACCGTCTGGGCGACCAGCGCATCCATCTCGACGCTACCGACGCAATCGCCACCCGGGCAGCAAAGGGTGGAGTAGCTATCGCCCTCTGGAACTACGCCCCACCCTTCGGCGAAGGTGCGGCCTATACCCCACCCCCGACTACTCCCGGTACGTCCAAGACCATCTCACTCACCCTCAAAGGCGTTGCCGCCGGAGCGGCAGTCGAGATCTGGCAGCTTGATGCTGACCACGGCAACGTCGTGAAAACCTTCGACGCCATGGGCCGGCCAGCAGCGCCAAGCCGGAAACAGATCGTCGAACTTCAGGCCGCAGGCAAGCTCCCCGCACCGCGCATGGAACATCTCGCAGGAGGCAAGCTGAATCTGACGATACCCAGTCAGGGACTGGTCGTTCTGTCGGTCAAGTAG
- a CDS encoding MFS transporter: MPETMEQVDGKKVFAKIAWRLIPYIFILYILAYLDRVNVGFAALEMKRDLSLSDTVYGTGAGIFFLGSSLFDLPSNLLLQKVGPRRWIARIMITWGIIATCMMFVKGAHSFYAMRFFLGVSEAGFFPGMILYLTYWFPSRERARAVATFMTATAIAGVVGAPISSSLLKLEGTMHLHGWQWLFLVEGIPTFLMGISVLFMLKDRPDDATWLTEPEKKWLDEELERDQKAGGASEHHSLKDAFKNKMVWVLAGIFFLDQVGIYTVNLWMPLILNSFMHGTGAATGSAISPADASHIAKFATVPYAAAAIFMVLIGWTSDRSGERRWHIAGCLLLSALGFGWAGAAHSLSAALIAMTLAAVGYWSIMGPFWALPTRILSGPAAAGGVAIITMVGGVGGFLGPYLTGRLKDLTHGYSGGLYTIAGLAVLGAALCAALAKPKEDAA; this comes from the coding sequence ATGCCAGAAACGATGGAACAGGTTGACGGAAAAAAGGTATTCGCCAAGATCGCCTGGCGGCTGATCCCCTACATCTTCATCCTCTACATCCTCGCGTACCTCGACCGCGTCAACGTAGGCTTCGCCGCGTTAGAGATGAAGCGCGATCTGAGCCTCAGCGACACCGTCTACGGCACCGGGGCGGGCATCTTCTTTCTCGGCTCTTCACTCTTCGATCTGCCCAGCAACCTGCTGCTCCAGAAGGTCGGGCCCCGCCGCTGGATCGCCCGCATCATGATCACCTGGGGCATCATTGCAACCTGCATGATGTTCGTCAAAGGCGCGCATTCGTTCTACGCGATGCGCTTCTTCCTGGGTGTCAGCGAGGCTGGATTCTTTCCCGGCATGATCCTCTACCTGACCTACTGGTTCCCCTCTCGCGAGCGCGCCCGAGCCGTGGCCACCTTCATGACCGCCACCGCGATAGCCGGTGTGGTCGGCGCCCCGATATCGAGTTCCCTGCTGAAGCTGGAAGGCACCATGCACCTGCATGGCTGGCAGTGGCTCTTCCTGGTAGAGGGCATACCGACCTTCCTCATGGGCATCTCCGTCCTCTTCATGCTGAAGGACCGGCCCGACGATGCGACATGGCTAACCGAACCCGAGAAGAAGTGGCTCGACGAGGAGTTGGAGCGGGACCAAAAGGCAGGCGGCGCCTCCGAACACCACTCTCTCAAGGACGCCTTCAAGAACAAGATGGTCTGGGTGCTGGCGGGCATCTTCTTTCTCGACCAGGTCGGCATCTACACGGTGAACCTTTGGATGCCGCTCATCCTGAACAGCTTTATGCATGGGACCGGAGCTGCAACGGGCAGCGCCATCTCGCCAGCCGATGCGAGCCATATCGCCAAGTTCGCGACGGTGCCCTATGCCGCTGCGGCGATCTTCATGGTGCTGATCGGATGGACGAGCGACCGGTCAGGCGAGCGGCGCTGGCATATTGCAGGCTGTCTGCTGCTGAGCGCACTTGGATTTGGATGGGCCGGAGCCGCGCATAGCCTGTCGGCTGCGCTGATTGCGATGACCCTGGCAGCGGTCGGTTACTGGAGCATCATGGGGCCGTTCTGGGCGTTGCCGACAAGAATTCTTAGTGGTCCTGCAGCGGCTGGCGGCGTCGCAATCATTACGATGGTCGGCGGAGTTGGTGGATTTCTCGGACCGTATCTGACCGGGCGCCTCAAAGACCTGACGCACGGCTACAGCGGCGGGCTATACACCATAGCCGGACTGGCGGTGCTTGGAGCGGCTCTGTGCGCCGCGCTTGCGAAGCCAAAGGAGGATGCGGCTTAG